A single genomic interval of Adhaeribacter pallidiroseus harbors:
- a CDS encoding RNA polymerase sigma-70 factor — MIAENAGGKTLSLYASLAPEEKVEWLFRKYYAPLCKSLYRTIRDASFAEDIVQEVFLKVWEMRENLKMDEAIQAYLYRSCYNSALNFLKSQKPKTDFELLGEVLPGSESAEKQINLLETEEQILQAIDALPPKTKLVFSMSRFEELSYKEIAERLDISLKSVEKHMGIALQRLRENLKEYLVSLLLILMSDFFKFFLPQGRVRTSYIVL, encoded by the coding sequence ATGATAGCGGAAAACGCCGGCGGTAAAACTTTGTCCCTGTATGCTTCTCTGGCTCCCGAAGAGAAAGTAGAATGGCTATTCCGGAAATACTACGCTCCCCTCTGTAAAAGTTTGTACCGCACCATACGCGATGCCAGTTTTGCCGAAGATATTGTGCAGGAAGTGTTTCTGAAAGTGTGGGAAATGCGGGAAAATTTAAAAATGGACGAAGCCATACAGGCTTATTTATATCGTTCTTGTTATAACTCCGCGCTTAATTTTTTAAAATCCCAAAAGCCCAAAACCGATTTTGAGTTGCTCGGGGAGGTTTTGCCCGGCAGCGAAAGCGCTGAAAAACAGATTAACTTACTAGAAACCGAAGAACAAATTTTACAGGCCATTGATGCCTTGCCGCCAAAAACCAAACTGGTATTCTCGATGAGTCGTTTCGAAGAACTGAGTTATAAAGAAATTGCCGAGCGGCTCGATATTTCGCTGAAATCCGTGGAAAAACACATGGGTATTGCCTTACAACGCTTGCGCGAAAACCTGAAAGAATACCTCGTAAGCCTGCTTTTAATTTTAATGTCCGATTTTTTTAAATTTTTTCTTCCGCAAGGTAGGGTAAGGACGAGTTATATTGTTTTATAG
- a CDS encoding head GIN domain-containing protein: MKNYLIKKRNIALLFAATLLTLTSCDDEVLRGRGDTVSRTRPVGNFDAVSAGGEFEIYLSQGPTKDILLEGQENVLTEVSTQVRNNKLYIEFEKNRVKIQKPVRIYLTTPQLTGISVSGANSVRSLTDWQVDNLNIDASGNSSIYLNVKGAQTIETDISGSVNMELNGDAEFQKIDISGSGNIKAFGLATKTADIDISGSGKCEVTVLDKIDAKLSGSGRVRYKGSPTVNTKISGSGSVVQVD; the protein is encoded by the coding sequence ATGAAAAATTATTTAATTAAAAAACGGAACATTGCTTTATTATTTGCTGCCACTCTTTTAACCCTTACCTCCTGCGACGACGAAGTTTTACGCGGCCGCGGAGATACCGTTTCCCGGACTCGCCCAGTGGGCAACTTTGATGCCGTGAGTGCCGGGGGTGAATTTGAAATTTATTTATCCCAAGGCCCCACTAAAGATATTTTACTCGAAGGCCAGGAGAACGTTTTAACCGAAGTATCTACGCAGGTAAGAAACAACAAACTCTATATTGAATTTGAAAAAAACCGGGTTAAAATACAAAAACCAGTGCGGATTTATTTAACTACTCCCCAGCTCACCGGCATATCGGTGTCCGGCGCCAACTCCGTTAGAAGTTTAACTGACTGGCAAGTAGATAATTTAAATATTGATGCTTCCGGTAATAGTTCGATTTACTTAAACGTAAAAGGTGCGCAAACCATCGAAACCGATATTTCCGGTTCGGTAAACATGGAATTAAACGGCGATGCCGAATTTCAGAAAATAGATATTTCGGGTTCCGGCAACATCAAAGCTTTTGGTTTAGCTACTAAAACCGCCGACATTGATATCAGCGGTTCCGGTAAATGCGAAGTAACCGTATTGGATAAAATAGATGCGAAACTGAGCGGCTCGGGCCGGGTGCGTTACAAAGGCAGTCCTACGGTAAATACTAAAATTTCGGGCAGCGGCAGCGTAGTGCAAGTAGATTAA
- a CDS encoding FecR family protein, whose amino-acid sequence MDDNRPTFWEKLAREVSGNASAEDKTWPPEAQEPELTEVRTQAQRVWNRTAVPVPDYEPDVARGWERFQLRVQTRETPLLPEKKKETYNFKWAVAATVALLLVAGAYFIFSPVSPAWTEIRTAANQTKTIRLADGSTVALNQNSTFSFPTNFQKENRTVRLTGEAFFTVAKAEGKRFTIYAQGTKTEVIGTAFNLRAYAREPVKVQVVEGKVAFARTETDDAIFLVPGQEGVMAGQKVIAQKQVIPNKNFQSWKTKSLTFNNTQLDQLAVDLENYFHVTITIQNKNLRHCRFTTSFRNPDLKEVLDILAVTGNLTIIQKGTTYFINGPGCK is encoded by the coding sequence ATGGATGATAACCGGCCTACATTCTGGGAAAAACTAGCCCGAGAAGTCAGCGGCAATGCCTCGGCAGAAGATAAAACCTGGCCCCCGGAAGCCCAGGAGCCAGAACTAACCGAAGTACGCACGCAGGCCCAACGGGTATGGAACCGCACCGCCGTACCTGTTCCGGATTACGAACCAGATGTAGCGCGTGGGTGGGAACGGTTTCAGTTACGGGTGCAAACCCGGGAAACACCGCTGCTGCCCGAGAAGAAAAAAGAAACCTATAATTTTAAATGGGCAGTAGCAGCCACCGTAGCGCTGTTGCTGGTAGCGGGGGCTTATTTTATCTTTAGCCCCGTAAGCCCGGCCTGGACGGAAATACGAACGGCTGCTAATCAAACCAAAACCATCCGGTTAGCCGATGGCAGCACGGTAGCCCTCAACCAGAATAGTACTTTTTCGTTCCCAACTAATTTTCAAAAAGAGAATAGAACGGTGCGGTTGACGGGCGAAGCTTTTTTTACAGTAGCCAAAGCCGAAGGCAAGCGTTTTACCATTTACGCCCAAGGCACTAAAACCGAGGTAATTGGTACGGCGTTTAACTTGCGGGCTTACGCCCGGGAACCTGTGAAAGTACAGGTAGTAGAAGGTAAAGTAGCCTTTGCCCGCACCGAAACCGATGATGCTATTTTTTTAGTACCGGGTCAGGAAGGCGTTATGGCGGGCCAGAAAGTAATTGCTCAGAAACAAGTTATTCCAAACAAAAACTTCCAAAGCTGGAAAACCAAAAGTTTAACCTTTAACAATACCCAGTTAGATCAGTTAGCCGTTGATTTGGAAAATTATTTTCATGTAACGATTACCATTCAAAATAAAAATTTGCGCCACTGCCGGTTTACCACTTCTTTCCGGAATCCGGACCTGAAGGAAGTACTGGATATTCTAGCCGTTACGGGCAACCTAACCATTATTCAAAAAGGGACCACTTACTTTATCAATGGTCCTGGTTGTAAATAA
- a CDS encoding FecR domain-containing protein, translating to MKTPRFFIMALLCLIFCTQAVQAQSLKTKITLQVNNATLPQVLQKIQHKYAIRFSYLNNDLPVKNRISANIEAKPLTDVLDMLLANTHVGYLEKKGQVIIKKGLPKNLPKTATFTKLPPTTASPVKPSTKTTPAPETKPDAPQKMPAKTAEPKSTSTNNTAEEPAPTLSNESDSTSTSPNTTTSAPVQAIINVPPVFDEDSLEIRPFHAGFIYPLSTNGTRANEYVNRLSVHALVGTAAGSQGLELAGFGNIDKKYVQGFQFAGFFNVIGNRAKLTPIVDSVATRYTLRGGQFAGFLNVAAGDSKGAQFAGFLNITKNITGVQGAGFGNVAKNVSGVQMAGFLNKAKRVNGAQLGIINIADTVDGVAIGLLSIVKKGGYRHAEFYVADDFNANFTYKIGVPRFYTMLALGAELDDKKRWGYGAGFGSEWKLYKSLRLNTDIISYYVVEDSYENFPDGLFENYEVNLLNKFRLLGTLQIGRHLALFGGPTFNVMVSQYQEPGETAIGSTLMKNTFYDKTGFDGTNVKLGIGFNAGIRF from the coding sequence ATGAAAACACCTCGTTTTTTCATAATGGCCTTGCTTTGCCTAATATTTTGTACGCAGGCAGTGCAGGCTCAATCATTAAAAACCAAAATAACCTTACAGGTAAATAATGCCACTTTGCCGCAAGTTTTACAGAAAATCCAGCACAAGTACGCTATTCGTTTTTCGTACCTGAACAACGATTTGCCGGTAAAAAACCGCATTTCGGCTAACATTGAAGCGAAACCTTTAACCGATGTATTGGACATGCTGCTGGCTAACACCCATGTAGGTTACTTAGAGAAAAAAGGCCAGGTTATCATAAAGAAAGGTTTACCGAAAAATTTACCAAAAACCGCTACGTTCACCAAATTGCCGCCGACTACGGCCTCTCCGGTTAAACCCAGTACCAAAACCACCCCGGCGCCCGAAACTAAACCCGACGCTCCGCAAAAAATGCCGGCCAAAACTGCTGAACCCAAAAGCACCAGCACGAATAATACCGCCGAGGAACCAGCGCCTACCCTTTCCAATGAATCGGATTCTACCAGTACCAGCCCCAATACTACGACTTCAGCTCCCGTCCAAGCCATCATCAACGTGCCCCCCGTTTTCGACGAGGATTCACTGGAAATCCGGCCTTTTCATGCTGGTTTTATTTATCCTTTGAGCACCAACGGAACCCGGGCGAACGAATATGTAAATAGATTATCGGTGCATGCGCTGGTGGGAACAGCGGCCGGATCGCAGGGTTTGGAATTAGCCGGATTTGGCAACATAGATAAAAAATACGTGCAGGGTTTTCAGTTTGCAGGCTTTTTTAATGTAATCGGTAACCGTGCCAAATTAACTCCGATTGTTGATAGCGTAGCCACGCGTTATACTTTACGTGGCGGTCAATTTGCCGGATTTTTAAATGTAGCCGCCGGCGACAGTAAAGGTGCGCAGTTTGCCGGATTTTTAAATATTACTAAAAATATCACCGGCGTGCAAGGGGCTGGTTTCGGGAATGTGGCTAAAAATGTGAGCGGGGTACAAATGGCTGGTTTTTTAAATAAAGCTAAACGGGTAAATGGCGCACAACTGGGTATTATTAATATTGCCGACACGGTTGATGGAGTAGCTATTGGTCTTTTAAGTATTGTAAAAAAAGGTGGTTACCGGCACGCGGAATTCTACGTAGCCGATGATTTTAACGCCAACTTTACTTATAAAATAGGCGTGCCCCGGTTTTATACCATGCTGGCCTTAGGCGCAGAACTCGACGATAAAAAACGGTGGGGCTACGGTGCCGGATTTGGTTCGGAATGGAAGCTTTACAAGAGCCTGCGTTTAAACACCGATATAATTTCGTATTACGTGGTGGAAGATAGTTACGAAAACTTTCCGGATGGCTTATTCGAAAATTACGAAGTAAACCTATTAAATAAGTTTCGATTATTAGGAACACTACAAATCGGACGTCATTTGGCATTATTTGGCGGACCTACCTTTAACGTGATGGTTTCGCAGTACCAGGAACCTGGCGAAACAGCAATAGGCTCTACCTTAATGAAAAATACATTTTACGATAAAACCGGC